One Fusarium poae strain DAOMC 252244 chromosome 4, whole genome shotgun sequence DNA window includes the following coding sequences:
- a CDS encoding hypothetical protein (BUSCO:35313at5125): MPRKWIDKKSAQHFTLVHRPQNDPLIHDENAPAMVLNPTQTKKGFSKSKDLDDLASELGYEAEGVRANEGEAASYGVYYDDTEYDYMQHLRDLNTGGGEVVFVESTASTNKGKGKQKQSLEDALKKLDIEQSAEDILDEDILPSKNLARATYEAQQDIPDSLKGFQPDMDPRLREVLEALEDDAFVDEDDDIFKELAKDGRELEDYEFDEAGFEEDDGWESDATAKPTKEFKDDHVPQLVKQMEQPEEGPSQDWLEDFKQFKKDHKGTKAPVAPSQSEMQSMWTTTTNGGRRKKRKGALTDNSSYSMTSSSLVRTEQMTLLDARFDKIEEAYNEDMDDDMQSVSAVSTMSTVQGPLRSDFNGIMDDFLGNYTKPGKRTNKKNKAQTGLEQLDEIRRGLGPARIRGRIR; encoded by the exons ATGCCTCGAAAGTGGAT CGACAAGAAGTCAGCACAGCACTTTACGCTAGTGCACCGGCCGCAAAATGACCCCCTCATCCACGACGAAAATGCGCCTGCAATGGTGCTCAACCCTACCCAGACCAAGAAGGGATTCTCCAAGTCAAAGGACTTAGATGATCTCGCTTCCGAGCTTGGTTACGAAGCCGAGGGTGTCCGCGCGAACGAGGGTGAGGCAGCCAGCTATGGCGTCTACTACGACGATACCGAATACGATTACATGCAGCATCTGCGCGATCTTAACACTGGTGGTGGAGAGGTTGTGTTCGTTGAGTCTACAGCCTCCACAAACAAGGGTAAGGGAAAGCAGAAGCAGTCGCTCGAAGATGCGCTGAAGAAGCTGGATATCGAACAAAGTGCAGAGGATATTCTCGATGAAGATATCTTGCCATCCAAGAACCTTGCAAGAGCCACATATGAGGCCCAGCAGGACATTCCTGATTCTCTCAAGGGATTCCAGCCCGATATGGACCCTCGTCTGCGAGAAGTTCTCGAGGCTCTGGAAGATGACGCTTTCGtggacgaagatgatgacatctTCAAGGAACTAGCCAAGGATGGCCGAGAGCTGGAGGACTACGAGTTTGATGAGGCAGGgtttgaagaagacgacggTTGGGAGTCGGATGCTACAGCAAAACCCACCAAGGAGTTCAAGGACGACCATGTGCCCCAGCTTGTGAAGCAGATGGAGCAACCCGAAGAGGGTCCCTCTCAGGACTGGCTTGAGGACTTCAAGCAGTTCAAGAAAGATCATAAGGGCACCAAAGCACCAGTTGCGCCATCACAGTCCGAGATGCAGTCGATGTGGACAACCACCACAAATGGTGGCCGCcgcaagaagagaaagggtGCCCTTACCGACAACTCGAGTTACTCCatgacttcctcatcttTAGTACGAACCGAGCAGATGACCCTCTTGGACGCAAGATTTGACAAGATCGAGGAGGCATACAATGAGGACATGGATGATGACATGCAATCAGTTTCTGCTGTGTCCACCATGTCAACTGTTCAAGGGCCACTCCGTAGTGACTTTAACGGTATCATGGATGACTTCCTTGGAAACTATACCAAGCCTGGAAAGAGAacgaacaagaagaacaaggcccAAACAGGCCTTGAGCAGCTGGATGAGATCCGACGGGGATTAGGACCTGCTCGAATTCGGGGTCGCATAAGGTAA
- a CDS encoding hypothetical protein (BUSCO:5978at5125): protein MFSAFGQPTRSPSPAFNPFATKSEDKGSAFGLDGASDSSKTKRNKRASAFGDHSDSEAKWKVKTGFKGKDANMSDGGGRLNPRKGDDKKKISGSKKNPFGAAPSTKNSAGQNARNNGSNPFATTRDESRPTSPSSVDTQDDHIPEAHHSDDPHAKRVYEQLRKDGIYPPQWPSQPGNPKNKGEVSKFREKYETYRSKARASLTKAGLIDDPEKRKTLQDAIDFKGICEDMCPEYEKITRINEMDVHQPEKNPKTTFANTNRMIKKLARSAAGQEAPLPMDVRSIPALKRTLDYLIDDLLREDRKLPGLHGFLWDRTRAIRRDFTFFSSLTPDEMKLQVYVLENIARFHVTALHLLTQEGKAPEDFVEQQELEQLGKALLSLRDAYDDCNDQGIRCENEPEFRAYYLIFHAYDSNIIETLQRQWKPNLWRDSDEVRTAVSLVEALQNTQDFHGPLKDAPSLAASSAYQSYFRIVEDPKVSYTMACFAECHFPRLRRCILSAIKRGLARPRETSKDVTAAELNKFLRFDTVEQAIDFAELHNIEFGECEEDPSDLGRQYAKLDSRVSLPHLRLQHQFSHNLVEKKRGSKTLPQLIHETVYEDTTLAKPATNGFAGASAFTPSTQATNKPSIPTGPKSTSPSPFALPSASGGSLGNNKAVNGTSGTTFNGTTPTNGFAVQQPISQKSPFVSVLATTAKQPVGNPFAPATSASKPSLPGSAPAKTDTGSQQTQALGTAQPLNPFASSFKPPTTIDEPATPSPFGQPFTSASQETGPATKPTFSFPPVKPAVSATETASSKELTDKPQNQATTTESKKPPTINFIPPTPQLPSFPSNTAIQPPNPLKSSASNSATQPAPTTGLGSAKSVPRNEEVPKPATSILGSQPPAASTPQFSFPSIGTPAFPAPPKSSDVSPPSTVLATVQPPKEPSPPPALPAPPRDLLDDFTKWFVVGDNGLMDEFQAFMLDNILQGVYRKYIRDEEAKRKKEEEEQACAKAEQFRVYNLSVKYFYRWKEIARDRRLSQLRRSGREQMRAYYEEQRAAQAKAQKDAARRAAREKAEIAELNRSEELKDFLKHKKPSKRRQAEEENALLASGVLSGIDNEQEAITRIVRRAPSVASSASSKQSSASFSRGGSKTRALRQQFAGDQHAAFRRSLPPMASRNTSSPEPGNRVSRVSERWRLKAMGIVQLPDGTAVPDSIANEMHHDKKRLGVSTMGPPSSYPIRRASGGDFARSETRHRISSSHDTIDTSESDSGATKNKRKRTTEDEDETTQERQAKSSSHKRVMSDAQNLINELRSMREEIEEGATWFKGQNDRLQSELISRSSTPWDQDV, encoded by the exons ATGTTTTCGGCTTTTGGTCAACCAACGCGGAGTCCTTCTCCAGCGTTCAATCCTTTCGCAACTAAGTCTGAAGACAAAGGAAGCGCATTCGGTCTTGACGGCGCGAGCGATTCTTCCAAGACGAAACGGAATAAACGAGCATCAGCATTTGGTGACCATAGCGACAGCGAAGCGAAGTGGAAGGTCAAGACCGGTTTTAAGGGAAAAGATGCCAATATGAGTGACGGAGGCGGTAGGCTCAACCCCCGTAAAGGtgacgacaagaagaagatcagcGGTTCAAAGAAAAATCCATTCGGTGCTGCCCCTTCTACCAAGAATTCTGCAGGTCAAAACGCGCGCAACAATGGCTCTAACCCATTCGCGACAACGCGTGATGAATCGCGACCAACCTCGCCATCAAGCGTCGACACCCAGGATGATCACATCCCCGAAGCCCACCATTCCGATGACCCTCATGCCAAAAGAGTATACGAGCAGTTGCGGAAAGATGGTATTTACCCTCCTCAATGGCCGTCTCAACCTGGAAACCCTAAGAACAAGGGCGAGGTCTCAAAATTTCGCGAGAAATACGAAACCTACCGCAGTAAGGCACGCGCCTCACTCACAAAGGCTGGCCTAATCGACGACCCGGAAAAGCGAAAGACACTTCAAGATGCGATCGACTTCAAGGGTATCTGTGAGGATATGTGCCCCGAGTACGAAAAGATCACGCGAATCAACGAGATGGATGTTCATCAGCCCGAGAAAAATCCCAAAACAACGTTTGCCAACACAAATCGCATGATCAAGAAGCTTGCCCGTTCCGCTGCTGGTCAAGAGGCGCCTCTTCCCATGGATGTTCGATCGATCCCGGCTCTCAAAAGGACTTTGGATTATCTTATTGATGATCTATTACGCGAAGACAGAAAACTACCAGGTTTGCATGGCTTCCTTTGGGACAGAACACGAGCGATCCGCCGAGACTTtaccttcttctcgtctctTACACCTGATGAAATGAAACTGCAAGTCTATGTTTTAGAGAATATTGCTAGGTTTCATGTCACAGCACTGCATCTCCTCACCCAAGAGGGTAAAGCACCCGAAGATTTTGTGGAACAACAAGAATTAGAACAGCTTGGAAAGGCTCTGCTATCTCTCCGTGATGCCTATGACGACTGTAACGATCAAGGCATCCGCTGCGAAAACGAACCCGAATTCCGAGCATACTATCTCATATTCCATGCATACGACTCAAATATTATCGAAACTCTCCAGCGCCAATGGAAGCCAAATCTTTGGAGGGACTCTGATGAGGTTCGCACAGCAGTGTCGCTGGTCGAGGCTCTTCAGAACACCCAAGATTTTCATGGGCCCCTCAAGGACGCACCATCATTAGCTGCATCATCAGCATACCAATCATATTTCCGAATCGTCGAGGATCCCAAAGTTTCTTACACAATGGCCTGCTTCGCAGAATGCCATTTTCCCAGACTCCGCCGTTGTATCCTATCTGCTATAAAACGAGGTCTTGCTAGGCCTCGCGAGACTTCCAAGGATGTCACAGCTGCTGAGCTGAACAAATTCCTTCGCTTCGATACTGTTGAGCAGGCAATTGATTTTGCAGAGCTTCATAATATTGAATTCGGCGAATGCGAAGAAGATCCTTCTGATCTTGGCCGTCAATACGCAAAGCTAGACAGTCGAGTTTCATTACCTCACCTTCGACTACAACATCAATTCTCTCACAATCTGGTTGAAAAGAAGCGCGGCTCAAAAACACTTCCTCAGCTTATTCACGAGACTGTATATGAAGATACGACTCTTGCCAAACCTGCAACTAACGGATTTGCTGGAGCAAGTGCTTTCACACCAAGTACTCAAGCTACGAACAAACCTTCGATCCCTACTGGACCCAAATCGACATCGCCGAGTCCCTTTGCATTGCCCAGTGCATCTGGTGGATCTTTGGGAAATAACAAGGCTGTTAACGGCACCTCAG GGACTACATTCAACGGAACCACACCCACGAACGGCTTTGCTGTGCAACAACCAATATCACAAAAAAGTCCTTTTGTTTCAGTTCTGGCTACCACGGCCAAACAGCCTGTTGGCAATCCATTTGCACCAGCTACTTCTGCATCTAAGCCGTCACTGCCTGGCAGCGCCCCTGCTAAAACAGATACCGGCTCCCAGCAGACACAAGCTCTTGGAACAGCGCAACCTTTGAACCCCTTTGCCTCTTCATTCAAACCACCAACCACCATAGATGAGCCAGCAACGCCCAGCCCGTTCGGCCAACCTTTCACCTCCGCAAGTCAAGAGACTGGACCGGCAACAAAACCGACGTTTTCCTTCCCACCGGTCAAACCTGCAGTCTCGGCGACCGAAACCGCTTCCAGTAAGGAGTTGACAGACAAACCACAGAACCAAGCTACAACAACCGAGTCGAAAAAACCACCTaccatcaacttcatccCTCCTACCCCTCAACTACCTTCATTCCCCTCTAATACTGCaattcaaccaccaaatccATTAAAATCGAGCGCCAGTAACAGCGCTACACAACCAGCACCCACAACAGGGCTTGGCTCGGCCAAATCTGTGCCAAGGAACGAAGAAGTACCTAAGCCAGCAACAAGTATTCTTGGCTCACAGCCGCCTGCTGCGTCAACACCTCAATTCTCGTTCCCATCCATTGGAACACCAGCTTTCCCGGCACCTCCCAAGAGCAGCGATGTATCTCCACCCTCGACGGTCCTGGCAACCGttcaaccaccaaaagaGCCCAGCCCTCCTCCGGCACTGCCAGCTCCACCACGTGATCTTCTTGATGACTTCACTAAGTGGTTTGTTGTGGGTGATAACGGACTCATGGACGAGTTTCAAGCATTCATGTTAGACAACATTCTCCAAGGTGTATATCGAAAATATATTCGAGACGAAGAagcaaagagaaaaaaggaggaggaagaacaaGCCTGTGCAAAGGCGGAGCAATTCCGTGTCTATAACCTATCAGTCAAGTACTTCTATCGTTGGAAGGAGATTGCACGCGATCGACGCCTGAGTCAGCTTCGTCGCAGTGGCCGAGAACAAATGAGAGCCTACTACGAGGAACAACGAGCAGCGCAGGCAAAGGCTCAGAAAGACGCTGCTCGTAGAGCGGCCCGTGAAAAGGCTGAGATCGCGGAATTGAACCGATCGGAAGAGTTGAAGGACTTTCTCAAGCACAAAAAGCCCAGCAAACGTCGCCAAGCAGAAGAGGAGAATGCCCTACTCGCTTCTGGTGTTTTATCCGGAATCGACAACGAACAAGAAGCTATCACCAGGATCGTGCGTAGAGCGCCATCTGTTGCTAGTTCTGCCTCAAGTAAGCAGTCCAGCGCATCGTTCTCAAGAGGTGGCTCCAAAACCAGGGCTCTTCGGCAACAGTTCGCTGGCGACCAACATGCCGCCTTCAGGCGCTCACTGCCTCCTATGGCCTCAAGAAATACCTCAAGCCCCGAACCCGGCAATCGTGTCAGTAGGGTCTCCGAACGCTGGCGTCTCAAAGCTATGGGTATTGTTCAATTGCCTGATGGCACGGCTGTGCCCGACTCAATAGCAAATGAGATGCACCACGATAAAAAGAGACTTGGTGTTAGTACAATGGGCCCCCCCAGTAGCTACCCCATCCGCCGAGCTTCCGGAGGCGATTTCGCACGCTCAGAAACACGGCACCGCATTTCCAGCTCACACGATACAATCGACACCAGCGAATCTGACAGTGGCGCCACCAAAAACAAGAGAAAACGTACAACtgaagacgaggacgaaACTACCCAAGAACGGCAAGCAAAATCCAGCTCACATAAAAGGGTCATGAGCGATGCGCAAAATCTTATCAACGAACTCCGCTCTATGAGAGAAGAGATAGAAGAAGGCGCAACATGGTTCAAAGGTCAGAATGACAGGCTACAAAGCGAGTTGATTAGCAGAAGCTCGACGCCCTGGGATCAAGACGTTTGA
- a CDS encoding hypothetical protein (BUSCO:24838at5125): MPAQLNGSMTASIPIRIPGDQTQPQHQPQTGVFYKQHKHSRSSYSDSSPLANSRNNSLTFRPYKRLMSNPDKTIAVINASGRQAASFIRVATAVGYHVRAQLRNLDGVIASEVSENPNVTVLVGELYTRHQPSEANRDVTKHGPLTGVGVNYDLIANLFRGAQLAFINTTFYGDEIAIGKALADAAKRAGIQHYVYSSMPDHAAYDTKWPSLPLWAAKHEVEQYVRKLRMPATFVYTGIYNNNFTSLQYPLFCMELQKDGSFRWQAPFHPDAKLPWLDAEHDVGPAVLQIFKDGPAKWNGERIALAYEYLTPKEVCRLFSKGVGRPVRYVHGPIEVKVRIPEGYREQLVALEQLYDPNRRDPRKQPPYFGDPKVEISCPSEALELWEGPRGIEEYAREMFPIEEEANGLTWMLEDDSSDDEEVQHAAHSVEQLRIHEGDDDDDNSDDENDDGLVIKGRKRDEEEWLA, from the coding sequence ATGCCCGCTCAACTAAACGGGTCCATGACCGCCAGCATTCCCATTCGAATACCGGGCGACCAGACTCAGCCTCAACATCAGCCCCAGACGGGTGTCTTCTACAAACAGCACAAGCATTCGAGATCATCCTACTCCGATTCTTCTCCGCTCGCGAATTCCAGAAACAACTCCTTAACTTTTCGTCCTTATAAGAGGCTCATGTCAAACCCCGACAAGACCATCGCTGTCATAAATGCCAGCGGGCGACAGGCTGCGTCTTTCATTCGCGTCGCCACCGCTGTTGGTTACCATGTTCGCGCTCAGTTGAGAAATCTGGATGGCGTGATCGCTTCTGAAGTCTCCGAGAACCCCAACGTGACCGTTCTTGTTGGCGAACTGTACACGAGGCATCAGCCCTCTGAGGCAAACCGCGATGTCACCAAGCATGGCCCTCTCACTGGTGTCGGAGTCAACTACGACCTGATCGCTAATCTTTTCCGCGGAGCTCAACTCGccttcatcaacaccactttTTACGGCGACGAGATTGCCATTGGAAAAGCCCTTGCCGATGCCGCCAAGCGAGCCGGAATCCAGCACTATGTCTACTCATCAATGCCCGACCATGCTGCTTATGATACTAAATGGCCCTCGCTGCCCCTTTGGGCCGCCAAGCATGAAGTTGAGCAGTATGTGCGCAAATTGAGAATGCCTGCCACCTTTGTTTATACCGGCATTTACAATAACAACTTCACCTCTCTTCAATACCCCCTCTTCTGCATGGAGTTACAGAAGGACGGCTCCTTCAGATGGCAAGCACCTTTCCACCCTGATGCCAAGCTGCCTTGGCTAGATGCCGAGCACGACGTCGGTCCTGCAGTTCTCCAAATTTTCAAAGACGGCCCTGCCAAGTGGAATGGAGAGCGTATCGCACTTGCATACGAGTACCTGACCCCAAAGGAGGTGTGCCGCCTTTTCTCCAAGGGAGTTGGTCGCCCTGTGCGCTATGTTCATGGACCCATCGAGGTGAAGGTCCGCATCCCAGAAGGCTATCGGGAGCAGCTCGTGGCTCTTGAGCAACTCTACGACCCCAATCGAAGGGATCCTAGAAAGCAACCGCCTTACTTTGGAGATCCAAAGGTTGAAATTAGCTGTCCAAGCGAAGCTCTGGAACTATGGGAGGGTCCCCGAGGCATCGAAGAGTACGCCAGAGAGATGTTTCCCATAGAAGAGGAAGCCAACGGCCTGACATGGATGCTGGAAGATGATTccagcgacgacgaggaggtGCAACACGCAGCACACTCGGTCGAGCAACTGAGGATCCACGAAggcgatgacgacgacgacaacagCGACGATGAAAATGATGACGGTCTTGTGATAAAAGGCCGTAAGCGCGACGAGGAGGAGTGGTTAGCATGA
- a CDS encoding hypothetical protein (TransMembrane:3 (i377-397o454-471i685-707o)~BUSCO:50716at5125), with product MGVQKKTRKFAEVKRVIGRRDARLKENKLKAELAQKEKEKKTINGEVIREAPQMPSNMFFQHNTALVPPYSVLVDTNFLSHSVQRKLSLLDSMMDCLYAKCNPIITSCVMAELEKLGPKYRLALRVARDERWTRLECDHKGVYADDCLVDRVQKDRIYIVGTNDKALKQRLRKIPGVPIMSVARAKEQPCSQCDKKGRASQCTYAPKPEKKRPAKGMSARLKRLEGMVREMMDSENSVQTAGSSLVNSSRVTNGATGPEVQGQVVRGDKTTTYVGATHCMAMLEDIEDLKSYFDQPDDTEEDQILADEIDPTELMLNTRAGPRNREKLLGRLPDRKVADRLISRYFASMSPSQHIVHRPTFTRQYAKFWQDPEETSLHWIAQLFMMLSLGVFFNKFINSTELEGDSPLPALDRIRHYKACAGWALVWGKYTQPSSATLPAFLLYVESHFLFNRAAQMNCYVLSGVCIRLMLKMGLHRDPSKLANISPFEGEMRRRMWNMAIQVEFLVSFHMGLPSMLQGIETDTTVPRNLQDEDFDESSTELPSSRPSTDWTSMTYPIHKTQILRVFGQIARQAHALTPPSYAEVMKLDDLLQNTWQNVPAFMMVRPLDECVGDPPVLLIQRFGLTALYNKCRCVLHRRYLAEAIPQREHDYSRRQCLEGALSLLNYQHIIWEASKPGHVLSHHAWFVSSLSVHDFLLAAMVIYLVAKNENCSEFGGNYAASTKDELIDMIKRSHLIWSDVSQDVSEVKKTADTLATMLTKLGVPVSQSTNTYEQTMSIISIENESSSLGAPSVDPSTMGSTGADPGLLSSLGLNTSTGSASEQTPLNLGLTGDAGTSMSFPNMGTEGLDFDPAWMDTAASNMDWRYLDISLAHSHDAGRNEDTGQTWIERAPPLEEMDIMGPGNWIPSHPGSS from the exons ATGGGTGTCCAGAAAAAGACTCGCAAATTCGCAGAG GTCAAGCGAGTTATCGGTCGTCGCGATGCCAGGCTGAAGGAGAACAAGCTCAAGGCTGAGTTGGcccagaaggagaaggaaaagaagactATCAATGGCGAGGTTATCCGAGAAGCTCCCCAAATGCCCAGCAACATGTTCTTCCAGCACAACACAGCTCTCGTCCCGCCGTACAGCGTTCTCGTCGATACCAACTTCCTCAGTCACTCAGTCCAGCGAAAGCTCTCTCTTCTCGACTCCATGATGGATTGTCTCTATGCAAAATGTAACCCTATCATCACATCGTGTGTCATGGCTG AGTTGGAAAAGCTTGGACCCAAGTACCGGCTGGCATTGAGGGTTGCGCGAGACGAGCGATGGACACGACTTGAGTGCGACCACAAGGGTGTGTACGCTGATGACTGCTTGGTAGACCGAGTGCAGAAGGACAGAATTTACATTGTGGGCACAAACGATAAGGCGCTCAAGCAACGGCTACGCAAGATTCCTGGTGTGCCTATCATGAGTGTGGCACGTGCCAA AGAGCAACCATGTAGCCAATGCGACAAAAAGGGTCGCGCTTCGCAGTGCACTTATGCTCCCAAGCCTGAGAAAAAGCGGCCAGCTAAGGGCATGTCAGCGAGGCTAAAGCGGCTTGAAGGTATGGTACGGGAGATGATGGACTCCGAAAACTCAGTCCAAACAGCAGGATCGAGTTTAGTAAACAGCTCTAGAGTTACCAATGGAGCTACCGGTCCGGAGGTGCAAGGCCAAGTGGTGAGAGGCGACAAAACAACAACGTATGTTGGAGCAACACATTGCATGGCCATGCTGGAAGAT ATTGAAGACCTGAAGAGTTATTTTGACCAGCCTGATGATACGGAGGAAGATCAAATTTTGGCAGATGAGATCGACCCCACGGAACTCATGTTGAATACCAGAGCTGGTCCAAGAAATCGAGAGAAGTTGTTGGGTCGTCTACCGGACCGCAAGGTAGCAGATAGACTCATCTCACGCTATTTTGCCTCAATGAGTCCTTCGCAAC ATATTGTCCATCGGCCGACTTTCACCAGACAGTATGCAAAATTCTGGCAAGACCCCGAGGAAACCTCGTTGCACTGGATAGCTCAGTTGTTCATGATGCTCAGTCTCGGAGTCTTCTTTAACAAATTCATCAACTCAACTGAACTCGAGGGCGACTCTCCCCTCCCAGCTCTCGACAGAATTCGCCACTACAAAGCCTGCGCAGGATGGGCTCTGGTCTGGGGTAAATACACACAGCCTTCATCAGCAACTCTACCTGCTTTCTTGTTGTATGTCGAGTCGCACTTCTTATTCAACCGTGCAGCCCAGATGAATTGCTACGTGCTCTCCGGTGTGTGTATACGCTTGATGCTCAAGATGGGCCTTCATAGAGATCCAAGCAAACTGGCCAACATTTCGCCCTTTGAAGGTGAGATGAGACGGCGCATGTGGAACATGGCTATTCAAGTTGAATTTCTGGTATCCTTCCACATGGGCCTTCCTAGTATGCTACAGGGAATCGAAACGGACACTACAGTACCACGAAACTTGCAGGATGAAGATTTTGATGAAAGCTCAACAGAGTTACCTTCCAGCCGACCTTCGACAGATTGGACGTCTATGACATATCCTATCCACAAAACACAGATTCTACGAGTCTTTGGACAAATAGCACGGCAAGCTCATGCCTTGACGCCGCCAAGCTACGCCGAAGTCATGAAACTTGACGATTTACTGCAGAACACCTGGCAAAACGTTCCCGCTTTCATGATGGTGCGTCCGCTTGATGAGTGCGTAGGAGATCCGCCAGTGTTACTCATTCAAAGATTCGGGCTGACTGCCCTCTACAACAAATGTCGCTGTGTCTTGCACCGACGATATCTCGCAGAAGCAATCCCACAACGAGAACATGACTACTCACGTAGGCAATGTCTGGAAGGAGCTTTATCGTTGCTGAACTATCAACATATTATCTGGGAAGCTTCTAAACCGGGTCATGTTCTGAGCCATCACGCTTGGTTTGTCTCATCCCTCTCAGTCCATGATTTTTTGCTGGCTGCTATGGTAATCTATCTTGTGGCCAAGAACGAAAACTGTTCAGAATTCGGAGGCAACTACGCAGCGTCTACGAAGGATGAACTTATCGACATGATAAAGcgatctcatctcatctggTCCGATGTCTCACAAGACGTGTCCGAGGTCAAAAAGACAGCAGACACACTTGCGACAATGTTGACTAAGCTCGGAGTTCCAGTTAGTCAATCGACAAACACTTATGAACAAACTATGTCTATTATCAGCATCGAGAACGAATCCTCGTCACTGGGTGCTCCCTCGGTAGACCCCAGCACCATGGGCTCGACCGGAGCGGACCCGGGACTTTTATCATCTCTGGGCCTGA ACACCTCGACTGGATCTGCATCAGAACAGACACCCCTGAATCTGGGTCTCACAGGAGATGCAGGAACTAGCATGAGTTTTCCGAATATGGGGACGGAGGGGCTCGACTTCGATCCGGCTTGGATGGATACTGCAGCTAGCAACATGGATTGG CGCTATCTGGACATATCACTTGCTCATAGTCACGATGCTGGACGGAACGAGGATACCGGACAGACATGGATAGAGAGGGCGCCGCCTTTGGAGGAGATGGACATCATGGGACCAGGAAATTGGATACCCAGCCACCCCGGATCCAGCTGA